One window from the genome of Candidatus Eisenbacteria bacterium encodes:
- a CDS encoding cytochrome c3 family protein has translation MKKLTVAAIVVSFLALATVAFTQSFGVQLGGRKGPKQPIAYSHAIHAGKLGMDCRYCHYGAYKSNWANIPAMSTCMGCHKMAATDRPEVQKLTGYWERGENIPWVKVHYLPDHVKFNHKRHVQAGFACQECHGPVQEMDVVYQYSSLKMGWCVDCHRKHENDPKFTATLDCLACHH, from the coding sequence ATGAAGAAACTCACCGTCGCCGCCATCGTGGTGTCGTTCCTCGCGCTCGCCACCGTCGCGTTCACGCAGTCGTTCGGCGTGCAACTCGGCGGACGCAAGGGACCGAAGCAGCCGATCGCCTACAGCCACGCGATTCACGCGGGCAAGCTCGGCATGGACTGCCGCTACTGTCACTACGGCGCCTACAAGTCCAACTGGGCGAACATCCCGGCGATGAGCACCTGCATGGGCTGCCACAAGATGGCCGCCACCGACCGCCCCGAGGTGCAGAAGCTCACCGGCTACTGGGAGCGCGGCGAGAACATTCCGTGGGTCAAGGTGCACTACCTGCCCGACCACGTGAAGTTCAACCACAAGCGCCACGTCCAGGCCGGCTTCGCCTGCCAGGAATGCCACGGCCCGGTGCAGGAGATGGACGTCGTCTACCAGTACAGCTCGCTCAAGATGGGCTGGTGCGTGGACTGCCATCGCAAGCACGAGAACGACCCCAAGTTCACGGCCACGCTCGACTGCCTCGCCTGTCACCACTAG